The Thunnus thynnus chromosome 2, fThuThy2.1, whole genome shotgun sequence genome includes a region encoding these proteins:
- the LOC137171831 gene encoding uncharacterized protein has protein sequence MATAAAEGDDVKYMEQKSSHQVLPPTKGDDVKSRERKSSNQVLPPTMSELRVVLLGNSWSERSSVGNFMFGGTVFDTQKAPDCCLRVRGRCKPKEIVLINTPDLLLPNISEDKLTEFIENCVSLSDPGPHVFLLVLQPEDFTEEHKLRLQTVLENFSVRSFDRSLILISTPTEESSGLTENYKQHPTLGPMIRMCRYRYLKQKDLELSELLTRLGQIVRENNGEHLSCDESENWTDRLTSSVPANMDPARAAVHGLRIVLFGKSEEEKTKLGNFIMKKKSFDFQRFSLSTQCESVSGEWNGKPLTVVKTPHIFSLSVETVREEMKNCVTLCPPGPNVLLLLVKPSDFTEKNRQTPKFILSLFDQDAFKHSMIITTYCHQWNETSVSVNKLLQECGGRLYNMFDEDHKQLMVKIENIVHENKGTFLTLKREREDLEKKHEEEMQTMKRRIEEQRAEIEQERKLRDKQLQEKEEKIQKEQEKREEEDKKRKRQEDIQRQEWEQKLAALEKKIKLESEEKQIIDKKLVQSREEMREEQEAWEKKQKEMWDKHLEDEQRLKEEQKRIKKLQDEHKQEREQREKKREEDRISREQEEKERKDLEENYKKKMDEMKMKYEEETRKQTEEFIEFREKYTKDSEALTEKHMKETKDMKQKHERQMQEAEERHSKEYELLADRSKHKEQRLKEEMEDLRKKPEQEKNELKEKHPGDYEEQSSEFVRIVLFEKACWQNIKAAGGGSQTGRDKRQHSFE, from the exons tgtctGAGCTGAGGGTTGTTCTGTTGGGGAACAGCTGGTCTGAGAGGAGTTCAGTGGGGAACTTCATGTTTGGTGGGACTGTGTTCGACACTCAAAAAGCACCAGACTGCTGTCTGAGAGTCAGAGGACGATGCAAGCCGAAAGAAATAGTTCTCATCAACACCCCAGATCTGCTGCTTCCAAACATCTCCGAAGACAAACTGACAGAGTTTATAGAAAACTGTGTGAGTCTCTCTGATCCTGGACCTCATGTGTTCCTGCTGGTTCTACAGCCTGAAGACTTCACTGAGGAACACAAACTGAGACTACAAACGGTCCTTGAAAACTTCAGTGTTCGATCATTTGATCGTtcactgatactgatatcaaCACCTACTGAGGAGAGTTCAGGTCTCACAGAAAACTATAAGCAACATCCAACATTAGGACCCATGATCAGAATGTGTAGATACAGATACTTGAAGCAGAAGGATCTTGAACTTTCTGAGCTGTTGACACGTTTGGGTCAAATTGTGAGGGAGAATAACGGAGAGCATCTGAGCTGTGATGAATCTGAGAATTGGACAGATAGGTTAACTAGTTCAGTGCCTGCTAACATGGATCCTGCTCGAGCTGCTG TTCATGGACTCAGGATTGTGCTGTTTGGGAAAAGTGAGGAAGAAAAGACGAAACTAGGAAACTTCATCATGAAGAAAAAATCTTTTGATTTTCAGAGATTTTCTCTAAGCACACAGTGTGAGTCAGTGTCTGGAGAGTGGAACGGAAAACCATTAACAGTAGTGAAAACTCCACATAtcttcagtctgtctgtggaaacagtgagagaagagatgaagaaCTGTGTGACTCTTTGTCCTCCAGGACCAAATGTTCTGCTGCTGTTAGTGAAGCCTTCTGATTTCACTGAGAAGAACAGACAAACACCGAAGTTCATCCTGAGTTTGTTTGATCAAGATGCTTTTAAACACTCCATGATCATCACCACATACTGCCATCAGTGGAATGaaacaagtgtttctgtcaacaaGCTCCTTCAGGAATGTGGAGGAAGACTCTACAACATGTTTGATGAAGACCATAAACAGTTAATGGTGAAGATTGAGAACATTGTTCATGAAAACAAAGGAACCTTCCTCAccttaaagagagagagggaggaccttgaaaaaaaacatgaagaagaaatgcaaacaatgaaaagaagaatagaagaacagagagcagaaattgaacaagagagaaaactgagagacaaacaacttcaggagaaggaagaaaagattcagaaagaacaggaaaagagagaagaagaagacaagaagaggaaaagacaggaagacattCAAAGACAGGAGTGGGAACAAAAACTTGCAGCTTTGGAGAAAAAGATCAAGTTAGaatcagaagaaaaacaaatcattgatAAAAAGCTGgtgcagagcagagaagagatgagagaagaaCAAGAAGCCTgggagaagaaacaaaaagaaatgtgggACAAACATCTAGAAGATGAACAGAGACTAAAGGAGGAgcagaaaagaataaaaaagctCCAAGACGAACACAAGCAGGAAAGAGAACAAcgtgaaaagaaaagagaagaagatcGAATCAGTAGagaacaagaggagaaagagagaaaagatttAGAGGAAaactacaagaaaaaaatggatgaaatgaaGATGAAATATGAAGAGGAgaccagaaaacaaactgaagagtTTATTGAGTTCAGAGAGAAATACACAAAGGACTCAGAAGCTCTGACAGAAAAGCACATGAAGGAAACAAAGGACATGAAGCAAAAACATGAGAGACAAATGcaagaagcagaggagagacacagcAAAGAGTATGAACTGTTAGCTGATCGctcaaaacacaaagaacaacGTCTGAAAGAAGAAATGGAGGACTTAAGGAAAAAGCCTGAGCAAGAGaagaatgagctgaaagagaaaCACCCAGGTGATTATGAGGAACAGAGCTCAGAGTTTGTCAGGATTGTgctttttgaaaaagcctgttggcagaatatcaaggcagcaggaggaggatctCAG